The following coding sequences lie in one Longimicrobium sp. genomic window:
- a CDS encoding biopolymer transporter ExbD, translating into MRRTDVASQFQVSAEINVTPMIDVMLVLLIIFMVVTPVVVPAALPEARMAEPAAKDHVTLAVDAGGNFYLGTRGRLDPVPEARLAAALEGAYRGRPGDHVLYLKADREAGYGRVLAALDAARAAGVRTVGAIANRPSSRRDD; encoded by the coding sequence ATGAGGCGCACGGACGTGGCGAGCCAGTTCCAGGTGTCGGCGGAGATCAACGTGACGCCGATGATCGACGTGATGCTGGTGCTCCTGATCATCTTCATGGTGGTCACCCCCGTGGTGGTCCCCGCGGCGCTCCCGGAGGCGAGGATGGCCGAGCCCGCCGCGAAGGACCACGTGACGCTGGCCGTGGACGCCGGCGGCAACTTCTACCTGGGGACCCGCGGCCGGCTGGACCCCGTCCCCGAGGCGCGGCTGGCGGCGGCGCTGGAGGGCGCCTACCGGGGCCGCCCGGGCGACCACGTGCTGTACCTGAAGGCCGACCGCGAGGCGGGGTACGGGCGCGTGCTGGCGGCGCTGGACGCGGCGCGCGCGGCCGGGGTGCGCACGGTGGGCGCCATCGCCAACCGGCCCTCCAGCCGTCGCGACGACTGA